One Catharus ustulatus isolate bCatUst1 unplaced genomic scaffold, bCatUst1.pri.v2 scaffold_109_arrow_ctg1, whole genome shotgun sequence genomic window carries:
- the LOC117011327 gene encoding serine/threonine-protein kinase pim-1-like, which translates to MPRPARRPWGSRPPARPCRARRCAAPAGLSPSRLWHLLKSLWESSSLWWWWWWSSTSSWLRLTRPRPRPRARPLPWLPPQQPRSRPAPAPSPAASPVRAPPPVSSAAGPEPPEPGAAQEAAAPGAGGCPGQNGESAVPAARAEKPPLEQLYRLGPLLGSGGCGRVYAGTRLADGAPVAIKAVPRDRIWEWARLHDGALVPLELVLLSMVSCPGFRGVVQLLDWFELPDGFALIMERPERCRDLWHLLHAGEFLPEPVARGVFRQVLQALRHCTSRGVLHRDIKAENILVDLATGDAKLIDFGCGTILQDTLYTHMAGTREYFPPEWILFGRYHGQPATIWTLGILLYQLVCRHLPFKTREDIVRGQLFFPPRVSQECQHLIRWCLCMDPADRPCLEDLLEHPWLQQPHLAHETAEIHPSAQ; encoded by the exons ATGCCGCGTCCCGCAAGGCGCCCGTGGGGGAGCCGGCCCCCTGCCCGTCCCTGCCGGGCCCGCCGCTGTGCCGCCCCCGCGGGGCTCTCTCCCTCTCGGCTGTGGCACCTTCTGAAGAGTCTGTGGGAGAGCTCCTCCctctggtggtggtggtggtggagcagcaccagctcttgGCTCCGCCTGACGaggccccggccccggccccgagcGAGGCCCCTCCCGTGGCTCCCCCCGCagcagccccgcagccgcccgGCTCCTGCCCCATCGCCGGCAGCTTCCCCTGTCCGAGCCCCGCCGCCCGTCAGCTCGGCCGCCGGCCCCGAGCCGCCGGAGCCCGGGGCGGCTCAGGAAGCAGCAGCGCCCGGGGCGGGCGGGTGCCCCGGGCAGAATGGCGAGAGCGCGGTGCCGGCCGCACGGGCGGAGAAacctcccctggagcagctctacCGGCTGGGCCCGCTGCTGGGGAGCGGCGGCTGCGGCAGAGTTTACGCCGGGACCCGGCTCGCCGACGGCGCCCCG GTGGCCATCAAAGCAGTGCCCCGCGATCGCATCTGGGAGTGGGCGCGGCTG CACGACGGCGCCCTTGTGCccctggagctggtgctgctctccatgGTGTCGTGCCCTGGCTTCCGCGGCGTTGTACAACTCCTGGACTGGTTCGAGCTGCCCGACGGCTTTGCCCTCATCATGGAGCGTCCGGAGCGCTGCCGGGACCTCTGGCACCTGCTGCACGCAGGGGAGTTCCTGCCAGAGCCCGTGGCACGGGGGGTGTTCCGCCAGGTGCTGCAGGCCTTGCGGCACTGCACCAGCCGCGGCGTGCTGCACCGCGACATCAAGGCCGAGAACATCCTCGTTGACCTGGCCACCGGCGACGCAAAGCTCATTGACTTTGGGTGCGGCACCATCCTCCAGGACACCTTGTACACCCACATGGCAG GAACGCGGGAGTACTTCCCACCAGAGTGGATCCTCTTCGGCCGCTACCACGGCCAGCCAGCCACCATCTGGACCCTGGGCATCCTGCTGTATCAGCTGGTGTGCAGGCACCTTCCCTTTAAAACCAGAGAGGACATCGTCCGGGGCCAGCTCTTCTTCCCTCCCCGGGTGTCTCAAG AGTGCCAGCACCTCATCAGGTGGTGTTTATGCATGGACCCTGCAGACAGGCCATGCCTGGAAGACCTTTTAGAGCATccttggctgcagcagccccacctGGCCCATGAGACAGCAGAGATCCATCCCTCTGCACAGtag
- the LOC117011326 gene encoding LOW QUALITY PROTEIN: zinc finger protein 3-like (The sequence of the model RefSeq protein was modified relative to this genomic sequence to represent the inferred CDS: deleted 3 bases in 2 codons) has product MHVGGVVGNAQPPGGEKPHKCLECGKGFATGSSLIRHQRIHTGEKPYECGKCGKSFRTLTHLMVHQVTHTGERPYTCLECGKSFGQSSTLRRHQLIHTEERPYECPECEKRFHTSSHRLRHERIHTEERPFRCPDCRKGFNASSHLIRHRRIHTGERPYECPECGKSFSRSSHLTRHQQSLH; this is encoded by the exons ATGCACGTGGGAGGAGTAGTTGGGAATGCGCAG CCTCCTGGAGGGGAGAAGCCCCACAAGTGCTTGGAATGTGGGAAGGGATTT GCTACAGGCTCCAGCCTGATCCGGCACCAGAGGATCCACACTGGGGAGAAGCCCTATGAgtgtgggaaatgtgggaagagcttcaggACATTAACTCATCTGATGGTGCACCAGGTGACCCACACAGGAGAACGGCCCTACACCTGCTTGGaatgtgggaagagctttggCCAGAGTTCCACCCTGAGAAGACACCAGCTCATCCACACTGAGgagaggccctacgagtgtCCTGAGTGTGAGAAGAGGTTTCACACCAGCTCCCATCGCCTCAGACATGAGCGAATTCACACAGAGGAGAGGCCCTTCCGCTGCCCCGACTGCAGGAAGGGATTC AACGCAAGCTCCCATCTCATCAGGCACCGGCGCATCCACACcggggagaggccctacgagtgtcctgagtgtgggaagagcttctccAGGAGCTCTCACTTGACCCGACACCAACAGAGCCTCCACTAA